From Thermodesulfovibrionia bacterium, a single genomic window includes:
- a CDS encoding C39 family peptidase: MKQSLDFNILAQPTETTCGPACLHAVYNYFGDNISLDQVVQEVKYLDEGGTLAVFLACHALNRGYTATIYTYNLNIFDPTWFADDGPDIQERLKAQMSAKDIPKLHVATEGFLEFLQLGGKLRLKDLTKALIRKYLNRAAPILTGLSSTYLYQSPRESGQMNDWDDIKGEPAGHFVVLNGYNREERTVMVADPFLANPYSDSHHYMISIDRVLCSVLLGVLTYDANLLIIEPKKAK; this comes from the coding sequence GTGAAACAAAGCCTTGATTTCAATATCTTAGCCCAGCCAACTGAGACAACATGCGGCCCGGCATGCCTGCACGCAGTTTATAATTATTTCGGGGACAATATCTCGCTGGATCAGGTTGTCCAGGAGGTAAAGTATCTTGATGAGGGCGGCACACTTGCCGTGTTTCTGGCATGCCATGCCTTGAACCGCGGATATACCGCAACGATCTACACATACAACCTCAACATCTTTGACCCGACATGGTTTGCGGACGACGGGCCGGATATACAGGAACGTTTAAAAGCACAGATGTCGGCAAAGGATATTCCCAAACTCCATGTGGCAACAGAAGGCTTTCTTGAATTCCTGCAGCTTGGCGGCAAGCTGAGATTAAAGGACCTGACCAAAGCGCTTATAAGAAAATACCTGAACCGCGCCGCTCCGATCTTAACGGGCCTCAGTTCAACATATCTTTACCAGAGCCCGAGGGAATCAGGACAGATGAACGACTGGGATGATATAAAGGGAGAGCCTGCAGGGCATTTTGTCGTGTTGAACGGATATAACAGGGAAGAGCGGACCGTCATGGTGGCTGACCCTTTTCTCGCGAACCCGTATTCCGACAGCCATCATTATATGATCTCAATAGACAGGGTTTTGTGTTCTGTACTTCTTGGAGTTCTGACCTATGACGCAAACCTGCTCATCATCGAACCCAAGAAGGCAAAGTAA
- a CDS encoding MFS transporter — MKTNGSDRIKKSLHYSIIDGTFAASMIGFGESFLAAFAVFLKATNINLGLLSSMPLLIGSLSQLYSNRLIRLFGSRKNLVSTAALLQGLMYIPISLVFFFGTFRIAHLIFFACLYWLFGMILSPAWNSWMGDLVNENERGAYFGMRNKVTGFATFSAYMAGGYILQNFSSTPEMQYIGFVTIFSLALISRIASFFFLRKKYEPPYEVSESAEFSFVEFIRQARFRNYGTFVLYLSLMNSCVYMSAPFFTPYMLNDLKFSYSTYTIIIAAAIISKLLFMPVWGKASDRFGSRKVLSLSGFLMPLAPILWLFSSSVWYLLAVQIYAGFVWAGFEIASFNFIFDTTTPQKRATGIAYYNVINGVAIFAGSLIGGLIVRYNQIFWSNYLLVFVVSCIIRYIASFIFIPKLREVREVEHIPYSKLFLKVISTTPTIGLVYDLIPFKKKSD, encoded by the coding sequence ATGAAGACTAACGGCAGTGACAGGATAAAGAAGAGCCTTCATTACTCTATCATTGACGGGACCTTTGCCGCATCTATGATAGGTTTCGGAGAATCTTTTCTAGCTGCTTTCGCAGTCTTTCTCAAAGCAACCAACATAAACCTCGGCCTGTTAAGCTCCATGCCTCTGCTGATAGGTTCACTATCGCAGCTTTACTCAAATAGGCTTATCAGGCTTTTTGGATCGCGGAAAAATCTCGTCTCAACAGCAGCCCTGCTCCAGGGTCTGATGTATATCCCAATATCCCTCGTATTCTTCTTCGGAACATTCCGTATCGCTCATCTGATATTTTTTGCCTGCCTTTACTGGTTATTCGGCATGATACTCAGCCCGGCATGGAACAGCTGGATGGGCGACCTTGTGAATGAAAACGAGCGCGGCGCTTACTTCGGCATGAGGAACAAGGTAACAGGCTTTGCAACATTCTCAGCTTACATGGCAGGCGGATATATTCTGCAGAATTTTTCAAGCACGCCTGAAATGCAGTATATAGGCTTTGTCACGATCTTTTCACTTGCGCTTATTTCGAGAATAGCCTCATTTTTCTTCCTTAGGAAAAAGTACGAACCGCCGTATGAAGTGTCTGAATCAGCTGAATTCAGTTTTGTTGAGTTCATCAGACAGGCGAGATTCCGTAACTACGGCACATTTGTGCTTTACCTCTCTTTAATGAATTCCTGCGTCTATATGTCAGCGCCGTTCTTTACTCCCTATATGCTGAACGACCTGAAATTCAGCTACTCAACATATACCATCATCATTGCGGCTGCCATCATTTCAAAACTCCTCTTCATGCCTGTCTGGGGCAAGGCATCCGACAGGTTCGGCTCAAGAAAGGTACTGAGCCTATCAGGTTTCTTAATGCCTCTTGCGCCTATTCTCTGGCTCTTTTCCAGTTCGGTCTGGTATCTTCTGGCAGTCCAGATCTATGCCGGTTTTGTCTGGGCAGGTTTTGAGATAGCATCCTTTAATTTTATCTTTGACACAACAACACCTCAAAAAAGGGCGACCGGCATCGCATATTACAATGTCATTAACGGTGTTGCCATATTTGCCGGCTCCCTAATCGGCGGCCTGATAGTACGCTACAATCAGATATTCTGGTCGAATTACCTTCTGGTATTTGTTGTGAGCTGCATCATCAGGTATATAGCCTCGTTTATCTTCATTCCAAAACTCAGGGAGGTCAGGGAGGTTGAGCACATCCCATATTCAAAACTATTTTTGAAGGTAATCAGCACAACACCGACAATAGGGCTTGTATATGATCTGATACCGTTTAAGAAGAAATCTGATTGA